In one Lolium rigidum isolate FL_2022 chromosome 3, APGP_CSIRO_Lrig_0.1, whole genome shotgun sequence genomic region, the following are encoded:
- the LOC124695811 gene encoding protein argonaute 7-like translates to MERQGQPKNERNAGGAGSNGGGGGGGANGRRKWRGVYGSAGGGGYRQYPIIQAYPALLPLPINAGRAHINGAAALPLPPPVLLYLQQPPPLHLLPGAATCYGKPMAGAVQGGPLFAHKPSKKPPPPPHAVTAALLPLPQDAKALQHKKFFIHEKNSSDIRMDHVNGHHRSSNNHQGTPIAQRPDNGGVEGAVIPLSANHFLVRFNPDQKIFQYDIDISPHPSKETARMIKNKLFQENSSVFSGALPAFDGRRDLYSPIEFQENKAEFFVSLPIAPARCPVDKKDGHMVDKQNFKVFKVNIRLVSKLSGQDLNKYLTEDKDGISLPQDYLHALEVILREGAMENSVLVGRSLYPRSMGEAREIGGGAVGLRGFFQSLRPTKQGLALNVDLSLTAFHESTGMIAYLQKRCDFLKGLSHQKTRALSEEERREVEKALKNIRVFVCHRETDQRYHVHSLTEETTENLKFRDRSGKDHMVMEYFKEQYNHDIQFRNLPCLQIGRSKPCYVPMELCVVCEGQKFLGKLSDEQTSKVLKMGCQRPSERKGIIKGVVEEAFGAGSNSYADQFNLQVSKDMTQLSGRVLLPPKLKFGIGGRIKDITPHRFDRQWSLLDSHVTEGSKIKNWALISFGGTPEQHSCIPKFVNQLSSRCEQLGILLNKKTVISPLFERIQLLNNVGILESKLKKIQEAASGNLQLLICVMERRHRGYADLKRIAETSIGVVTQCCLYPNLSSMTVQFVANLSLKINAKLGGCNVSLYNSLPCQIPRIFSDEEPVMFMGADVTHPHPLDDSSPSVVAVVASMNWPSANKYISRMRSQTHRKEIIEHLDVMAGELLEEFLKEVGKLPGRIIFFRDGVSETQFDKVLKEETHAVRATCSRYPGYKPLITFIVVQKRHHTRLFHREKNGGSTHYSDQNIPPGTVVDTVITHPREFDFYLCSHWGTKGTSRPTHYHVLLDENNFQSDELQQMIHNLCYTFVRCTRPVSLVPPAYYAHLAAYRGKLYLERSDAVATGRTTLHRATPLQTTPLPKLSDSVKRLMFYC, encoded by the exons ATGGAGAGGCAAGGCCAGCCCAAGAACGAGAGGAACGCCGGCGGAGCCGGTAgtaatggcggcggcggtggcggtggcgcgaaTGGGAGGAGGAAGTGGAGGGGAGTTTATGGCAGTGCCGGTGGTGGCGGCTACAGACAGTACCCGATCATCCAGGCCTACCCGGCGCTCCTGCCGCTGCCGATAAACGCCGGCCGCGCGCATATTAatggcgccgccgcgctgcctCTGCCGCCGCCTGTGCTGCTGTAcctgcagcagccgccgccgctgcacctGCTCCCCGGGGCCGCCACGTGCTACGGCAAGCCCATGGCCGGCGCGGTGCAGGGGGGCCCATTGTTCGCGCACAAGCCATCcaagaagccgccgccgccgccgcacgccgtcaccgccgcgCTGCTGCCGCTCCCGCAGG ATGCCAAGGCGCTTCAGCACAAAAAGTTCTTCATACATGAGAAGAACTCATCTGACAtcagaatggatcatgtgaacggCCATCACAGGTCCTCTAACAATCACCAAGGAACTCCCATTGCGCAGAGACCTGACAACGGCGGTGTTGAGGGGGCTGTGATTCCTCTTTCTGCAAACCATTTCCTTGTGCGGTTCAATCCCGATCAAAAGATTTTCCAGTATGATATTGACATATCCCCGCACCCATCGAAGGAAACAGCAAGAATGATCAAGAACAAGCTTTTTCAAGAAAATTCAAGTGTTTTCTCGGGTGCCCTGCCGGCCTTTGATGGCCGCAGGGACCTTTATAGTCCTATTGAGTTTCAAGAGAACAAGGCTGAGTTCTTTGTCAGTCTCCCAATTGCACCAGCACGATGTCCAGTAGATAAAAAGGACGGACACATGGTTGACAAACAGAATTTTAAGGTTTTCAAGGTGAACATTCGATTGGTCTCAAAGCTAAGTGGTCAGGACTTGAACAAGTATTTAACTGAAGACAAGGATGGCATTTCACTCCCTCAAGATTACCTCCATGCTTTGGAAGTCATCTTGCGGGAAGGTGCTATGGAAAATTCCGTTCTGGTAGGTCGGTCTTTGTATCCGCGTTCCATGGGAGAAGCAAGGGAGATTGGTGGCGGGGCTGTTGGATTAAGAGGTTTCTTTCAGAGCCTGAGGCCAACCAAGCAAGGTCTTGCTCTTAATGTTGACCTCTCACTCACAGCATTCCACGAGAGCACTGGCATGATTGCATACTTGCAGAAGCGCTGTGACTTCTTGAAGGGCCTTTCGCATCAGAAAACCAGGGCTTTGTCAGAGGAGGAGCGGAGGGAGGTGGAGAAAGCATTGAAAAACATTCGGGTTTTTGTGTGCCATCGTGAGACTGACCAAAGGTACCATGTGCATAGCTTGACCGAGGAGACAACAGAAAACCTCAAGTTTCGAGACCGAAGCGGAAAAGATCATATGGTAATGGAATACTTCAAGGAGCAATACAACCATGACATACAGTTCAGGAACCTGCCATGCTTGCAGATTGGTAGGAGCAAGCCATGTTATGTACCAATGGAGCTTTGCGTAGTTTGTGAGGGCCAGAAGTTTCTTGGCAAGCTCTCAGATGAACAAACCTCCAAGGTTCTCAAAATGGGATGCCAAAGACCAAGTGAAAGGAAGGGAATCATAAAGGGTGTTGTGGAAGAAGCATTTGGTGCTGGAAG TAATTCGTATGCCGATCAATTCAATCTCCAAGTGTCGAAGGATATGACACAACTCTCTGGGAGGGTTCTCTTGCCACCAAAACTGAAGTTCGGTATTGGAGGGCGCATTAAGGATATAACGCCACACCGCTTTGATCGTCAATGGAGTTTGCTTGACAGCCATGTTACTGAGGGATCCAAGATTAAAAACTGGGCATTGATAAGCTTTGGTGGTACCCCGGAGCAGCACTCCTGCATTCCAAAGTTTGTCAACCAGCTATCGAGTCGGTGTGAGCAGCTTGGGATTCTTCTAAACAAGAAAACTGTCATCAGCCCATTGTTTGAGCGGATTCAACTTCTCAATAATGTGGGCATTTTGGAGAGCAAACTCAAGAAAATTCAAGAAGCTGCATCAGGTAACCTGCAATTGCTGATCTGTGTCATGGAACGCAGGCACCGTGGCTATGCTGACCTGAAGCGAATTGCTGAAACATCCATTGGTGTTGTGACACAGTGTTGCCTTTATCCCAACTTGAGCAGCATGACCGTGCAATTCGTTGCCAATTTGTCCCTGAAGATTAATGCTAAGCTTGGTGGATGCAATGTTTCCCTCTACAACAGCTTGCCATGCCAAATCCCTAGAATATTTTCAGATGAGGAGCCAGTGATGTTCATGGGTGCTGATGTGACACACCCACATCCACTAGACGACTCGAGCCCATCGGTGGTGGCTGTAGTTGCTAGCATGAATTGGCCTTCGGCAAATAAGTACATCTCAAGGATGAGGTCGCAGACGCACCGGAAAGAAATAATTGAACACCTGGATGTAATGGCTGGTGAACTACTTGAAGAGTTCCTGAAAGAAGTTGGCAAGCTCCCAGGTAGAATCATATTCTTCCGAGATGGTGTGAGTGAGACGCAATTTGACAAGGTCCTGAAGGAGGAGACGCATGCCGTGCGAGCGACCTGCTCTAGGTACCCAGGCTACAAGCCCTTGATCACGTTCATCGTGGTTCAGAAGAGGCATCACACCAGGCTCTTCCACAGGGAGAAGAATGGTGGCTCGACGCACTATTCTGATCAGAACATACCACCGGGAACCGTCGTTGACACTGTGATCACGCACCCGAGGGAATTCGACTTCTACCTGTGCAGTCACTGGGGCACAAAGGGGACAAGCCGTCCTACTCATTACCACGTCCTGCTGGATGAGAACAACTTCCAGTCCGATGAACTGCAGCAGATGATACACAATCTGTGCTACACCTTTGTCCGCTGCACCAGGCCAGTCTCCCTTGTTCCTCCGGCGTACTATGCGCATCTCGCCGCGTATAGAGGCAAGCTGTATCTTGAGAGGTCAGATGCAGTGGCCACCGGCCGCACAACTCTACACAGGGCCACTCCATTGCAGACGACGCCACTTCCTAAGCTCAGTGACAGTGTAAAGAGGCTCATGTTTTACTGCTGA